The nucleotide sequence AGGTTTCTAACCTCTTAAGGGGAATTACAAACGAGAAGAAATCCTCAAGGAAGTCTGACACACCAAACCTTGATAAGTTCGGAAGGGATTTAACGAAACTTGCAAGGGAAGGGAAGTTAGACCCCGTTATAGGAAGGGAGAGGGAGATAGAGAGAGTCACCCATATCCTTGCAAGAAGGAGGAAGAACAACCCCGTTCTCATTGGAGAGCCCGGAGTGGGTAAAACTGCAATTGTTGAAGGCCTGGCAATCAAAATTGCAAAGGGAGACGTTCCGGAGAAGCTAAAGGATAAGAGGATTGTTTCTCTTGATATGGCCTCATTGGTTGCAGGGACAAAGTACCGTGGTCAGTTTGAGGAGAGGTTAAAGGCAATTGTTAAAGAGCTTGAGAACAACAGAAACGTTATCCTCTTTATCGACGAAATTCACACGTTGGTTGGAGCCGGAGCTGCAGAGGGCTCAATGGATGCATCAAACATCCTGAAACCCTCACTTTCAAGGGGAGAGATTCAGGTAATTGGGGCTACAACTATAGATGAGTACAGAAAGCACATCGAAAAGGACGGAGCTCTTGAAAGGAGATTCCAGCCTGTGATGGTTGAGGAACCATCCATAGAGGATACGATAGAAATACTCAAAGGTTTGAGGAAAAAGTTTGAGGAGTTCCACAACGTCATAATAACTGACGGTGCAATAGAGAGGGCTGTAAAACTTTCTGTCAGGTACATAAACGACAGGAAACTTCCCGATAAGGCGATAGACATAATTGATGAGGCAGGGGCAAAAGCCCAGCTTGAAATTAGTGCAAAAAACACAAAAGAAAAGGAGATAGAGGAGGAAATTGAAAAGGTAAGGGCTATGAAGGAAGAGGCCCTTACAATGGCAGAGTACGAGAGAGCTCACGAGTACAAGCAGATGGAGCTCCGTCTCATGGCGGAACTTGAGGAGGTTAGGAGAAAGAGCAGAAACGAAAGGGCCTCACAGAAAACGATTATTGATGAATCAAAGGTAGAGGAGATAGTTGCAAGTTGGACAGGAATTCCCGTTCAGCAGCTGCAGGAGAAGGAGGCGGAGAAGCTACTTAAGTTGGAGTCGGAGCTCCACAAGAGGGTTGTCGGCCAGGAGGAGGCAGTTAGTGCAGTAGCAAGGGCCATAAAACGCTCAAGACTTGGAATCAGGTCTAACGTTAACAGACCCATTGGAAGCTTCCTCTTCTTAGGACCAACCGGTGTAGGTAAGACGGAGCTTGCAAAAGCCCTTGCAGAGTACCTCTTTGGAGACGAGAAGTCAATGGTAAGAATTGACATGTCCGAGTACATGGAGAAACACACAGTATCGAGGTTAATCGGAGCTCCTCCTGGATACGTAGGATACGAGGAAGGTGGACAGTTAACGGAGGCAGTCAGGAGAAGACCCTACAGCGTAATTCTCTTAGATGAGATAGAGAAGGCTCACCCAGACGTTCTAAACATTCTCCTCCAAATTATGGAGGATGGAAGGTTAACGGACGGACTCGGAAGAACAGTCTCATTTACAAATACGATTATCATCATGACGAGTAACTTAGGAGCTAAACACCTCATCTCAGCTCAGAGGGGAATGGGATTTGAGGTAAGCGACGGTAAAGAGGAGGAGCGTTCATTTGAGAGGATGAAGTCCCACGTCCTTGACGAGGTTAAGAGGTTCTTTAAGCCTGAGTTTATAAACAGGCTTGACGGAATAGTTGTCTTCCATCCTCTTACAAGAGAGGACGTTAAGGAGATTGTCAGGAGACAGGTTGAAAGGTTGAACAGGGAGCTCTCAGAGAGGAACCTAAAGGTTCACGTTACAAACAGGTTTGTTGAGTACGTTGTTGATAAGGAGTTCAGGAAGGAGTACGGGGCAAGGACGATTAGGAGAGCTCTCCAGAACCTCATTGAAGACAGGCTTACCGACGAAATCCTCATGGGAAGGTTCACAGAAGGTGGAGAAGTCATTTTTGACGTAACTCCTAAGGGAAGAATTTCAGTGAGGGAGAAGAAGAAGAGGAAGAAGGAGACAACCGGAGTTAAGTAATGAGGCGGTTCAAAATAGACAGGGTCAAGAACGGCGAGGCCTTCCTGAGGGGACAGGAGGCCCGCCATGCCCTTAAAGTTTTGAGATTAAAAAAGGGAGACGAAATATTTGTTTTCGACGGTGAGGGTAGGGAGTACTTAGCCGTTATAGATGCAGCATCCCCAACATCTGTAAAGGTGAAAATATTAGAGGAAACAAACGTTAACAGGGACAGTCCCTTAAAGTCAACCCTCTTTATGGGAATAACGAACAAGGTTCAGAAGTTTGAGCTTGCAGTTCAAAAGGTAACAGAGTTAGGCGTAACCGAAATTGTTCCGGTAATCTGTAAGCGCTCCTCAACTGCCCAGCTTGTAAAGAACTGGGACAATAAGTTGAGAAGGTGGAGGGAGATATCGATAAATGCTGCAAAGCAGTGTGGAAGGAATGTTCTCCCTGAAATCCGCACTCCCATCAGATTGGAGGATGTAGAGGTCGATTCGGAGCTCTCCTTTGTCCTATGGGAAAAGGGAGGAAAGTCATTTAAGGACTTTCAGGGATACTCTGCGAACTCTGTTTCGTTCTTAGTGGGCCCTGAAGGGGGACTTGAGAGGGAGGAAATTGAGGTTTTGGAGAAGAAGGGTTTTAAACCAATCTACCTTGGAAAGAGAATACTTAGGGCAGAAACTGCAGCAGTTGCTGGAATGGCAATTATTCAGTTTATCTGGGGGGATTTAGGATAGTGGAAGTTTTAGCAGAGAGAAAAATTGGAGATAAAGTACTGAAAGTTGTTTTAGGCGACATAACGAACGAGAGTACAGAGGCAATAGTAAATGCCGCAAACAGTCTGTTGAGGCACGGTGGGGGT is from Balnearium lithotrophicum and encodes:
- a CDS encoding ATP-dependent Clp protease ATP-binding subunit, with amino-acid sequence MFERFTQKARKIIINAKEQAVALRCEKLGTEHILLALLRDDEITNQILSKYNISKPRIQEIIISQVQPATYDVDINTITFSTEARRVLEHALEESKILGHAYVGPEHLFIALAKEKLGLAGRILRSYGLDHYTLRREVSNLLRGITNEKKSSRKSDTPNLDKFGRDLTKLAREGKLDPVIGREREIERVTHILARRRKNNPVLIGEPGVGKTAIVEGLAIKIAKGDVPEKLKDKRIVSLDMASLVAGTKYRGQFEERLKAIVKELENNRNVILFIDEIHTLVGAGAAEGSMDASNILKPSLSRGEIQVIGATTIDEYRKHIEKDGALERRFQPVMVEEPSIEDTIEILKGLRKKFEEFHNVIITDGAIERAVKLSVRYINDRKLPDKAIDIIDEAGAKAQLEISAKNTKEKEIEEEIEKVRAMKEEALTMAEYERAHEYKQMELRLMAELEEVRRKSRNERASQKTIIDESKVEEIVASWTGIPVQQLQEKEAEKLLKLESELHKRVVGQEEAVSAVARAIKRSRLGIRSNVNRPIGSFLFLGPTGVGKTELAKALAEYLFGDEKSMVRIDMSEYMEKHTVSRLIGAPPGYVGYEEGGQLTEAVRRRPYSVILLDEIEKAHPDVLNILLQIMEDGRLTDGLGRTVSFTNTIIIMTSNLGAKHLISAQRGMGFEVSDGKEEERSFERMKSHVLDEVKRFFKPEFINRLDGIVVFHPLTREDVKEIVRRQVERLNRELSERNLKVHVTNRFVEYVVDKEFRKEYGARTIRRALQNLIEDRLTDEILMGRFTEGGEVIFDVTPKGRISVREKKKRKKETTGVK
- a CDS encoding 16S rRNA (uracil(1498)-N(3))-methyltransferase, with amino-acid sequence MRRFKIDRVKNGEAFLRGQEARHALKVLRLKKGDEIFVFDGEGREYLAVIDAASPTSVKVKILEETNVNRDSPLKSTLFMGITNKVQKFELAVQKVTELGVTEIVPVICKRSSTAQLVKNWDNKLRRWREISINAAKQCGRNVLPEIRTPIRLEDVEVDSELSFVLWEKGGKSFKDFQGYSANSVSFLVGPEGGLEREEIEVLEKKGFKPIYLGKRILRAETAAVAGMAIIQFIWGDLG